From Streptobacillus ratti, one genomic window encodes:
- the lpdA gene encoding dihydrolipoyl dehydrogenase — translation MALEVIMPKAGIDMTEGEIVKWNKQVGEFVKQGEILLEIMTDKTNMELEAEEDGYLLAILRQAGETVAVTEIIGYLGEQGEGVPTAGSASSPAEVVAEEAEKPVAKKENGYDIVVIGGGPAGYVAAIKASQLGTKVALVEKSELGGTCLNRGCIPTKAYLHNAEIIEGISHAAARGIMIENPKFTVDMEKVLAMKGKVVKTLVGGVGALLKSNGIEVFKGVGKITKDKNVMVDGVKELVTDKIILAGGSKVSKINVPGMDSKLVMTSDDILEMKEVPKTMAVIGGGVVGVELGQAFATFGTKVTIIEMMDRIVPSMDAEVSNALRTALEKKGITIMTSTKLQEIVETDGKLTVKLEGKQDLVVDKALLSIGRVPDLEGLGEVEFELERGKIKVDEYMETSVKGIYAPGDINGTKMLAHAAFRMGEVAAENAFKGNHHVAKLDLTPAAIYTLPEVAACGLTEEQARQKYDVSVGKFSFTANGRAIASDENYGFVKVIADKKYGEILGVHIVGPAAAELINEASSIMEMEITVEEMLKTIHGHPTYSEVMYEAFADVLGLAVHALKKN, via the coding sequence ATGGCGTTAGAAGTTATCATGCCCAAAGCTGGGATAGATATGACTGAGGGAGAAATTGTTAAATGGAATAAACAAGTTGGAGAATTTGTAAAACAAGGTGAAATTCTATTAGAAATAATGACAGATAAAACTAATATGGAACTTGAAGCAGAAGAAGATGGATATTTATTAGCTATATTAAGACAAGCTGGAGAAACTGTTGCAGTTACAGAAATTATAGGGTATTTAGGAGAACAAGGAGAAGGAGTCCCAACAGCAGGAAGTGCATCATCACCAGCAGAAGTAGTTGCAGAAGAAGCTGAAAAACCAGTAGCTAAAAAAGAAAATGGATATGATATAGTAGTAATAGGTGGAGGACCTGCTGGATATGTTGCTGCTATTAAAGCTAGCCAATTAGGAACAAAAGTAGCATTAGTTGAAAAATCAGAACTTGGAGGAACATGTTTAAATAGAGGATGTATTCCTACAAAAGCATATTTACATAATGCTGAAATAATTGAGGGGATTTCACATGCAGCAGCACGTGGAATTATGATAGAAAATCCTAAATTCACAGTAGATATGGAAAAAGTATTAGCTATGAAAGGTAAAGTTGTTAAAACTTTAGTTGGAGGAGTAGGAGCATTACTTAAGAGTAATGGAATAGAAGTATTTAAAGGTGTAGGTAAAATAACAAAAGATAAAAATGTTATGGTAGATGGAGTAAAAGAATTAGTTACAGATAAGATTATCTTAGCTGGAGGGTCAAAAGTTTCTAAGATTAATGTTCCTGGAATGGATTCAAAACTTGTTATGACAAGTGATGATATATTAGAAATGAAAGAAGTACCAAAAACTATGGCTGTAATAGGTGGAGGAGTTGTTGGAGTAGAGCTTGGACAAGCTTTTGCAACTTTTGGAACTAAAGTTACTATAATAGAAATGATGGATAGAATAGTACCAAGTATGGATGCTGAAGTATCTAATGCGTTAAGAACAGCATTAGAGAAAAAAGGTATTACAATTATGACTTCAACTAAATTACAAGAAATAGTAGAAACTGATGGTAAATTAACTGTTAAATTAGAAGGAAAACAAGACTTAGTAGTAGATAAAGCTTTATTATCTATAGGACGTGTGCCTGATTTAGAAGGATTAGGAGAAGTTGAATTTGAACTTGAAAGAGGAAAAATTAAAGTTGATGAATACATGGAAACATCTGTTAAAGGAATATATGCACCAGGTGATATAAATGGAACTAAGATGTTAGCACATGCTGCATTTAGAATGGGAGAAGTTGCAGCAGAGAACGCATTTAAAGGAAATCATCATGTAGCTAAGCTTGATTTAACACCAGCTGCTATATATACTTTACCAGAAGTTGCTGCTTGTGGATTAACAGAAGAGCAAGCAAGACAAAAATATGATGTTTCAGTAGGTAAATTTAGCTTTACTGCAAATGGTAGAGCAATTGCAAGTGATGAAAATTATGGATTTGTTAAAGTTATAGCTGATAAGAAATATGGCGAAATTTTAGGAGTTCATATAGTTGGACCAGCTGCAGCAGAATTGATTAACGAAGCATCTTCTATTATGGAAATGGAAATAACTGTAGAAGAAATGTTAAAAACTATACATGGTCACCCAACATATTCAGAAGTAATGTATGAAGCATTTGCTGATGTGTTAGGACTTGCAGTACACGCATTGAAAAAAAATTAA
- a CDS encoding YadA C-terminal domain-containing protein codes for MKNIETENKMKSKINKRLIILFLILGESILWGADSPKAISLVNNGSTESVTPTKDVTIGGLKYGDFAGSTSKDVASIGKSGEERQLQNVSAGQIDKNSTNAVNGSQLYATNNVLSNVVSSIKGIFGGNADITKEGDETGKLTMSNIGGTGKSTIDDAIKASKTEIKSETTSAISVIPKDGTNGNKEYTLDVKTDGKTIVKDSDGKLKVNVGTITTEIQNGNKILKADDETKVATTGEVAKAINGLANNTISFGGDSGSTSPQSLNKSGGLNFKIKGSKYITTKANGSEVLLDLTDKVKNDIAKGVIANSGVANAVAMSNLPQISGKGHNVSGSYGYFNGEHAFAIGLSGTNEIGNLIYRASGSLNTRGHVALGAGLGYQFDSMVSRNKEILKLQRNGNINLLDEKVYELELQFNGIEKENILLKEELKNLKYTFFNEIEKENVELKNKVKDLNAKLSELEILIKNSLNMN; via the coding sequence ATGAAAAATATAGAAACAGAAAATAAGATGAAAAGTAAAATTAATAAAAGATTGATAATATTATTTTTAATATTAGGTGAGAGTATTTTGTGGGGTGCTGATAGTCCTAAGGCGATATCTCTTGTTAATAATGGTTCAACAGAAAGTGTAACTCCAACAAAAGATGTTACAATAGGTGGATTGAAATATGGAGATTTTGCAGGAAGTACTTCAAAAGATGTGGCTTCTATAGGTAAAAGTGGAGAAGAAAGACAATTACAAAATGTATCAGCAGGACAAATAGATAAAAACTCAACAAATGCAGTAAATGGGTCACAACTTTATGCAACTAATAATGTTTTATCAAATGTTGTAAGTTCAATAAAAGGTATTTTTGGTGGAAATGCAGATATAACTAAAGAGGGAGATGAAACTGGTAAACTTACAATGTCAAATATTGGTGGGACAGGGAAAAGTACTATTGATGATGCTATAAAAGCATCAAAAACAGAAATTAAATCAGAGACTACTTCAGCTATAAGTGTAATTCCAAAAGATGGTACAAATGGTAATAAAGAATATACATTAGATGTAAAAACAGATGGTAAAACAATAGTAAAAGATAGTGATGGAAAATTAAAAGTTAATGTAGGAACAATTACAACAGAAATACAAAATGGCAATAAAATATTAAAAGCTGATGATGAAACAAAAGTAGCAACTACAGGAGAAGTAGCAAAAGCAATAAATGGTTTAGCAAATAATACAATATCATTTGGAGGAGATAGTGGAAGTACATCTCCACAAAGTTTAAATAAATCAGGGGGATTAAATTTTAAAATTAAAGGTTCAAAATACATTACAACAAAAGCAAATGGAAGTGAAGTATTATTAGATTTAACAGATAAGGTAAAAAATGATATAGCTAAGGGAGTTATTGCAAATAGTGGAGTAGCAAATGCAGTAGCAATGTCAAACTTACCACAAATAAGTGGAAAAGGACATAATGTGTCAGGATCATATGGATATTTTAATGGAGAACATGCTTTTGCAATAGGACTATCAGGAACAAATGAAATTGGTAATTTAATATATAGGGCAAGTGGGTCATTAAATACAAGAGGACATGTAGCTTTAGGAGCAGGACTTGGTTATCAATTTGATAGTATGGTTTCAAGAAATAAGGAAATATTGAAGTTACAAAGAAATGGAAATATTAATTTACTTGATGAGAAAGTTTATGAACTTGAATTACAATTTAATGGAATTGAAAAAGAAAATATTTTATTAAAAGAAGAATTGAAAAATTTAAAATATACATTTTTTAATGAAATAGAAAAAGAAAATGTAGAATTAAAAAACAAAGTAAAAGATTTAAACGCTAAACTTTCTGAACTAGAAATATTAATAAAAAATAGTTTAAATATGAACTAA
- a CDS encoding YadA family autotransporter adhesin: MSNLPQISGKGHNVSGSYGYFNGEHAFAIGLSGTNEIGNLIYRASGSLNTRGHVALGAGLGYQFDSMVSINKEILKLQRNGNISLLDEKVYELELQFNGIKKENTLLKEELKDLKNNIFNGMKKENIELKNKVKELNDKLYELELLIKKYLKY; this comes from the coding sequence ATGTCAAACTTACCACAAATAAGTGGGAAAGGACATAATGTGTCAGGATCATATGGATATTTTAATGGAGAACATGCCTTTGCAATAGGACTATCAGGAACAAATGAAATTGGTAATCTAATATATAGGGCAAGTGGGTCATTAAATACAAGAGGACATGTAGCTTTAGGAGCAGGACTTGGTTATCAATTTGATAGTATGGTTTCAATAAATAAGGAAATATTAAAGTTACAAAGAAATGGAAATATTAGTTTGCTTGATGAGAAAGTTTATGAACTTGAATTGCAATTTAATGGAATTAAAAAAGAAAATACTTTATTAAAAGAAGAATTAAAAGATTTAAAAAATAATATTTTTAATGGTATGAAAAAAGAAAATATAGAGTTAAAAAATAAGGTAAAAGAACTAAATGATAAACTTTATGAATTAGAGTTATTAATAAAAAAGTATTTAAAATATTAA
- the add gene encoding adenosine deaminase, translated as MKREVVKKLPKVELHCHLDGSIPIETLYKLAIKEGIEAKEMNKVFAPKKCTDLKSYLNCFDVVLEVLQTKENLAEAAYSVVKEVYKENVKYIEIRFAPLLHTRKGLSIKEVVLAVSEGIKKAQLEVDVKVNILICALRHHKTEANNRLLEEVEKLNIIAGFDFAGDEKNYSNSVIKETALKVKEKNLKLTLHSGECGCAQSVVEAIHLGATRIGHGVAIKDDTEIMKYIANSDVLLEICPTSNVQTDAVKSIEEYPFRILMENGVKCCVNTDNRTVSNTTLTDEYMLLNEYFGLTYEEMEKLNINAIKFSFADEEIKENVLENIIEAYKNYL; from the coding sequence ATGAAAAGAGAAGTAGTTAAAAAATTACCTAAAGTTGAATTACATTGTCATTTAGATGGCTCTATACCTATAGAAACATTATATAAATTAGCAATAAAAGAGGGAATAGAAGCAAAAGAAATGAATAAGGTTTTTGCTCCTAAAAAATGTACAGATTTAAAGAGTTATTTAAATTGTTTTGATGTAGTATTAGAAGTTTTACAAACTAAAGAAAATTTAGCAGAAGCAGCATATTCAGTAGTTAAAGAAGTTTATAAAGAAAATGTTAAATATATAGAAATAAGGTTTGCTCCTTTACTTCATACAAGAAAAGGACTTAGTATAAAAGAGGTAGTTTTAGCAGTAAGTGAGGGTATAAAAAAAGCACAATTAGAAGTAGATGTTAAGGTAAATATTTTAATTTGTGCTCTTAGACATCATAAAACTGAGGCAAATAATAGATTATTGGAAGAAGTAGAAAAATTAAATATTATAGCTGGATTTGATTTTGCAGGTGATGAAAAAAATTATTCAAATTCTGTGATAAAGGAAACGGCATTAAAAGTAAAAGAGAAAAATTTAAAATTAACATTACATTCAGGAGAATGTGGTTGTGCCCAAAGTGTAGTTGAAGCTATACATCTTGGTGCAACTAGAATAGGACATGGTGTTGCTATAAAAGATGATACTGAAATTATGAAATATATAGCAAATTCAGATGTTTTATTAGAAATTTGTCCAACTAGTAATGTACAAACTGATGCAGTTAAAAGTATAGAGGAATATCCATTTAGAATATTAATGGAAAATGGAGTTAAATGTTGTGTTAATACTGATAATAGAACTGTTTCAAATACTACATTAACTGATGAATATATGTTACTTAATGAATATTTTGGACTTACCTATGAGGAAATGGAAAAATTAAATATTAATGCAATTAAGTTTTCTTTTGCAGATGAGGAAATAAAAGAAAATGTATTAGAAAATATAATTGAAGCTTATAAAAATTATTTATAA
- a CDS encoding lipoate--protein ligase, translating to MKYIINESNDTAYNIALEEYAFKKLLDEDMIFLLWINKPSIIVGRHQNTIEEINKEYVRENNIEVVRRISGGGAVYHDYNNLNYTIISRESENRAFDFKSFSIPVIKTLESLGVKAEFTGRNDLEIDGKKICGNAQAYINGRIMHHGCLLFDVDLSVLSKALKVSKDKIESKGVKSVRARVTNIVNELPEKIDVKEFRDLLLDYMKKEYPQMTEYVFNEEEIAEINKVKEEKFGNWDWNYGKSPEYNLTRTMKFEKGKIEVFVNVIDSKIENIKIYGDFFGIEDVSAVEELLKGSKYEQKEILERLNSINISRYFAGISAEEVMKTIVE from the coding sequence ATGAAATATATTATTAATGAAAGTAATGATACAGCATACAACATAGCTTTAGAGGAATATGCTTTTAAAAAATTGTTAGATGAAGACATGATATTTCTTTTATGGATAAACAAACCATCAATTATAGTTGGTAGACATCAAAATACAATAGAAGAAATAAACAAGGAATATGTAAGAGAAAATAATATAGAGGTAGTAAGAAGAATAAGTGGTGGTGGAGCAGTTTATCATGACTACAATAATTTAAACTATACTATAATATCTAGGGAAAGTGAAAATAGAGCATTTGATTTCAAAAGTTTTTCTATACCAGTAATTAAAACATTAGAAAGTTTAGGTGTAAAAGCTGAATTTACTGGAAGAAATGACTTAGAAATAGATGGTAAAAAAATATGTGGTAATGCACAAGCATATATAAATGGTAGAATTATGCACCATGGATGCCTATTATTTGATGTAGATTTATCAGTACTTTCTAAAGCACTTAAAGTTTCTAAAGATAAAATAGAATCAAAAGGTGTAAAATCTGTAAGAGCTAGAGTAACAAATATAGTTAATGAATTACCTGAAAAAATAGATGTAAAAGAATTTAGGGATTTACTTTTAGATTATATGAAAAAAGAATATCCTCAAATGACAGAATATGTATTTAATGAAGAAGAAATTGCAGAAATAAATAAAGTTAAAGAAGAAAAATTTGGAAATTGGGATTGGAATTATGGAAAATCTCCAGAATACAATTTAACAAGAACTATGAAATTTGAAAAAGGAAAAATAGAAGTATTTGTTAATGTAATAGATTCAAAAATTGAAAACATTAAAATATATGGAGATTTCTTTGGGATTGAAGATGTATCAGCAGTTGAAGAACTATTAAAAGGTTCAAAATATGAACAAAAAGAAATATTAGAAAGATTAAATTCTATAAATATTTCAAGATATTTTGCTGGAATTTCTGCTGAAGAAGTAATGAAAACTATAGTAGAGTAG